The following are from one region of the Trichoderma breve strain T069 chromosome 5, whole genome shotgun sequence genome:
- a CDS encoding ATP synthase j chain domain-containing protein, which yields MSWFGVVPFKKFPAPFLKPYWPFFAAGLVIAYGANSAQNAMMASDEWKNDPRNPNAKAAPKAH from the exons atgtcttgGTTCGGCGTCGTCCCCTTCAAGAAGTTCCCGGCTCCTTTCC TGAAGCCTTACTGGCCTTTCTTTGCCGCCG GCCTGGTTATTGCTTATGGCGCCAACTCTGCCCAGAACGCCATGATGGCCT CCGACGAGTGGAAGAACGACCCTCGCAACCCCAACGCCAAGGCGGCCCCCAAGGCTCACTAA
- a CDS encoding rpp20 subunit of nuclear RNase MRP and P domain-containing protein, whose protein sequence is MSQQENASSELVPGANNKMAPIPQGARIQKRPLTRRQLPASSKTPVIYVSSNSPFMSVVKRARKFLDKDLRTVVTVMGTGKAIEKTLNVASWFQQQGDCVVEIKTRTIGTVDDVVTGDADDAFGADNESRLRKLNCLEVAISLK, encoded by the exons ATGTCACAACAGGAAAACGCCTCGTCTGAACTGGTGCCTGGGGCGAACAACAAGATGGCCCCAATTCCCCAGG GCGCCAGGATTCAGAAGCGTCCCCTCACTCGACGCCAGCTCCCAGCGTCGTCTAAGACGCCCGTCATTTACGTGTCCTCAAATTCTCCCTTCATGTCTGTCGTGAAGCGGGCCAGGAAGTTCCTGGACAAGGACCTGCGTA CTGTGGTGACAGTGATGGGCACAGGTAAAGCTATTGAAAAGACTCTAAACGTCGCCAGCTGGTTTCAGCAGCAAGGGGACTGTGTTGTCGAGATTAAAACACGAACCATCGGAACAGTAGACGATGTGGTTACGGGGGATGCAGACGACGCGTTTGGGGCCGACAACGAAAGCCGGTTGAGGAAGCTTAATTGCTTGGAAGTTGCCATCAGCTTGAAGTGA
- a CDS encoding rogdi leucine zipper containing protein domain-containing protein has protein sequence MSLDIWPPVSPGELSIKVAEAQKRELAWIVARTLQTCEDLKHGLEDCYALLAPVDPGSTLVMSTPRNERVKGTITRVGTRIVKGSLGLQFRTIAQQTLTLSQAFPIHIHALDTLHTHLTESIDLLGLLLSNSKSSDADTDASSSTANQAQALSSGLRLLADSISNSIVLLKGPPLNELDTNWTTQSCPSSHFSPPLTQNFSFYVTLQECSIVLVMRALEPVDAPVHFGTKLGLAIGTYRRLEHDEADIVFKYKPGGDDMSDTRRLAANHSIQPPITRTVSNSQLEEVYVREKVRVESADPSLISLYSKLGYLNIMLDQARRNLDAVMSVQLKTYT, from the exons ATGTCTCTGGACATCTGGCCTCCCGTATCCCCAGGGGAGCTCAGCATAAAAGTCGCTGAAGCCCAG AAACGCGAGCTGGCTTGGATAGTCGCGAGGACTCTCCAGACCTGCGAGGACCTCAAGCATGGCCTGGAGGACTGCTACGCGCTGTTGGCGCCGGTTGATCCTGGCAGCACTCTGGTGATGAGCACGCCGCGCAACGAGCGAGTCAAGGGCACCATCACTCGGGTCGGCACGCGCATCGTCAAGGGG TCTCTCGGTCTCCAATTTCGAACCATTGCGCAACAGACACTCACCCTCTCGCAAGCATTCCCCATCCACATACACGCACTCGACACCCTCCATACGCATCTAACCGAATCCATCGacctcctcggccttctccTATCCAACAGCAAGTCATCAGACGCCGACACCGACGCCTCATCATCTACCGCCAACCAAGCGCAAGCCCTCTCCTCAGGGCTGCGCCTCCTCGCCgactccatctccaactccatcGTACTCCTCAAGGGACCGCCCTTGAACGAGCTAGACACGAATTGGACCACGCAGTCCTGTCCATCATCGCACTTTTCGCCTCCCCTGACGCAAAATTTTAGCTTCTACGTCACCCTGCAGGAATGCAGCATCGTGCTCGTCATGCGCGCCCTCGAACCCGTCGACGCGCCCGTCCATTTCGGCACGAAGCTCGGTCTCGCTATCGGCACGTATCGACGCCTCGAGCACGACGAGGCCGACATTGTGTTCAAGTACAAGCCCGGGGGAGATGACATGTCCGATACACGGCGGTTGGCCGCCAATCACAGCATTCAGCCTCCCATTACGAGGACGGTTTCAAATTCTCAGCTGGAAGAAGTCTATGTGCGGGAAAAGGTCCGGGTGGAGAGCGCGGATCCCAGCCTCATATCGCTCTATTCAAAACTAGGATATCTGAACATTATGCTGGACCAGGCGCGGCGGAACTTGGATGCCGTCATGAGCGTGCAGTTGAAGACGTACACGTAG
- a CDS encoding NIPSNAP domain-containing protein: protein MLAQRLSRRAAAAAPRAGVRALATTALRQKHTPSMGDINPTAGSVETFNEKQRAFREQLVEAQKERGARATASATSGEPDRKQGPLTNLIYGTKEGREMEAQMEASFSQVLARGKYVHSIVFHEVQPDKVDEYVKLTGEFYPKMANTPENKVHLVGSWRTEVGDCDTFVHIWEYQRYEGYHESRHSISHHPDFADFNTKLSKLIKSKKISLMQEFSFWPTTPPRELGGVFELRSYTLHPGNLLEWETHWRRGLKARREVMEGVGAWFVQIGELNTVHHLWQFANLEERRARREKSWSVEGWSDTVHKTVPLIQSMQSRILIPMPWSPVR, encoded by the exons ATGCTTGCTCAGAGGTTGTCTCGccgtgccgccgccgcagctccGCGTGCTGGCGTGCGGGCTCTGGCTACAACAGCCTTGAGACAGAAGCATACACCGTCGATGGGCGACATCAACCCCACGGCGGGGTCGGTTGAAACCTTCAACGAGAAGCAGAGAGCATTCAGAGAGCAGCTGGTGGAAGCGCAGAAGGAACGGGGAGCTC GAGCTACAGCCTCGGCCACGAGCGGCGAGCCTGATCGTAAGCAGGGGCCGCTAACGAACCTCATCTATGGCACCAAGGAAggcagagagatggaggcccAGATGGAGGCCAGCTTTAGCCAGGTCCTGGCTAGAGGAAAATATGTTCACTCCATTGTGTTCCACGAAGTCCAGCCGGATAAGGTGGACGAGTATGTCAAGCTCACGGGTGAATTCTACCCCAAGATGGCCAATACGCCCGAGAATAAGGTTCATCTGGTCGGAAGTTGGCGAACAGAAGTCGGCGACTGCGACACCTTTG TGCACATTTGGGAGTACCAGCGGTACGAGGGTTACCACGAATCCCGACACTCCATCTCCCACCACCCCGACTTTGCCGATTTCAACACGAAGCTCAGCAAGTTGatcaagtccaagaagatTTCCCTGATGCAAGAGTTTTCCTTCTGGCCCACCACTCCCCCGCGCGAGTTGGGAGGTGTGTTTGAGCTTCGATCATATACTCTCCACCCCGGCAACCTGCTGGAGTGGGAGACTCACTGGAGAAGAGGCCTCAAGGCCCGAAGGGAGGTCATGGAAGGCGTTGGAGCCTGGTTCGTCCAGATTGGAGAGCTCAACACGGTCCACCATCTCTGGCAGTTTGCCAACCTGGAGGAGCGAAGGGCCCGCCGAGAAAAGAGCTGGTCGGTTGAGGGCTGGAGCGATACAGTGCACAAGACGGTGCCTCTGATCCAGTCCATGCAATCCAGGATCCTCATCCCCATGCCCTGGTCACCTGTACGATAA
- a CDS encoding serine hydrolase (FSH1) domain-containing protein: MSSASTPIGTPRPEQQAQKNGAKKEVKILMIHGYTQSGALFRAKTRAMEKLLAKTLAPISLLPVLSYPTGPNRLLPTDIPGFKSQGGDAPSSADDELPDTWAWFRKDDATSTYRLFDEGMAVIADSIREAGGIDGVCGFSQGGAMAAFVAAALEPSRSVLDGPKGDWARKLREANGGQPVKFAISYSGFYAGIPDLEWLYEPKIKTPTLHYIGSLDTVVDESRSQALVDRCEEPLVVVHPGGHHVPVSKEWVMPLAGFIKNHASATE, encoded by the exons ATGTCTTCAGCGTCCACGCCGATTGGCACGCCTCGGCCTGAACAGCAGGCTCAGAAGAATGGCGCAAAGAAGGAGGTTAAGATATTAATGATTCACG gctaCACACAATCCGGCGCCCTCTTCCGCGCAAAAACCCGCGCCATGGAAAAACTCCTCGCCAAAACCCTCGCCCCaatctccctcctccccgTGCTCTCCTACCCAACAGGCCCCAACCGCCTCCTCCCCACCGACATCCCCGGCTTCAAGTCCCAAGGCGGCGACGCCCCTTCTTCCGCTGACGACGAACTCCCCGACACCTGGGCCTGGTTCCGCAAAGACGATGCCACCAGCACGTACCGCCTCTTTGACGAGGGCATGGCCGTCATTGCCGATTCCATTCGTGAGGCCGGCGGTATCGACGGTGTCTGTGGGTTCAGTCAGGGCGGTGCCATGGCGGcctttgttgctgccgctctGGAGCCCTCAAGGTCTGTCCTGGATGGTCCAAAGGGAGACTGGGCTCggaagctgagagaggcGAATGGTGGCCAGCCGGTCAAGTTTGCCATTTCGTATTCTGGCTTTTACGCTGGCATTCCTGATCTGGAGTGGCTGTATGagcccaagatcaagacgCCGACACTTCACTACATTGGTAGCTTGGACACTGTCGTCGATGAGAGCCGAAGCCAGGCATTGGTGGATCGGTGTGAGGAGCCTCTTGTTGTGGTTCATCCTGGTGGCCATCACGTCCCTGTGTCCAAGGAATGGGTCATGCCCCTGGCTGGATTTATCAAGAACCACGCGAGTGCCACCGAGTAG
- a CDS encoding PCI domain-containing protein, with amino-acid sequence MSEATLKPEKDFSKEVDQQLPEAESLAKTNLQGAIEKLAALEKQTRQASDLASTSRILVAIVTLCKNAGDWSLMNDQTLVLSKKHSQLKQAITKMVQTVVGFLDDTPDLKTKLSVIETLRTVTEGKIFVEVERARVTKILSDIKKQQGDVKAATEILCELQVETFGSMDRREKTEFILAQVALCIESGDWTQAAILGRKISTRYLARKPKKTAEQLEKEQKEREKKKARGEEVPEEKEDDTTDLKLAYYEQQITLAKHEDKYLDACKNYRQVLDTEAVEEDAAKLRPVLQRIIYFVILAPYDNEQHDLLQRIHRDSRNSQVSEDAELLRLFTVHELMRWPEIAKRFGPHLCGTDVFDAQPGQSADEKANQRWEDLRKRVIEHNVRVIAKYYTRIQMSRLTELLDLAEDETEKYISELVTSKTVYAKIDRPARIVSFAKPRDADDVLNEWSHNMKSLLGLLERIDHLITKEEMMARIQPTGSK; translated from the exons ATGTCCGAGGCAACCCTCAAGCCCGAGAAGGACTTCTCCAAGGAGGTTGACCAGCAGCTCCCAGAGGCTGAGAGCCTGGCCAAG ACCAACCTCCAGGGCGCAATCGAGAAGCTTGCCGCTCTTGAGAAGCAAACCCGCCAA GCCTCGGATCTCGCCTCAACATCCCGAATCCTCGTGGCAATCGTCACATTATGCAAAAATGCCGGCGACTGGAGCTTAATGAACGACCAAACGCTGGTCCTGTCGAAGAAGCACAGCCAGCTCAAgcaggccatcaccaagatgGTCCAGACCGTTGTCGGATTCCTCGATGACACTCCCGATCTAAAGACGAAGCTCTCCGTCATTGAGACGCTGCGAACGGTCACTGAAGGAAAAATCTTTGTCGAAGTCGAGCGCGCTCGTGTCACCAAGATCCTCTCCGacatcaagaagcagcagggcGACGTCAAGGCAGCCACAGAGATCCTGTGCGAGCTGCAGGTGGAAACATTTGGCTCCATGGACCGACGAGAGAAGACAGAGTTCATCCTAGCCCAAGTTGCGCTCTGCATTGAGAGCGGTGACTGGACACAGGCGGCCATTCTGGGCCGAAAGATTAGCACAAGATACCTGGCGcgaaagcccaagaagacggccGAGCAGCTGGAAAAGGAACAGAAGGAGcgtgagaagaagaaggcccgCGGGGAGGAAGTCccagaggaaaaggaggatGATACAACGGATCTGAAGCTGGCCTACTATGAGCAACAGATTACACTGGCGAAGCATGAAGACAAATACCTGGACGCATGCAAGAACTACCGCCAGGTTCTTGATACTGAGGCTGTCGAAGAAGACGCCGCCAAACTTCGCCCT GTTCTCCAACGCATCATCTACTTTGTAATCCTTGCTCCATACGACAACGAACAACACGACCTCCTTCAGCGCATACACAGAGACTCCCGAAACTCTCAAGTTTCTGAGGATGCTGAGCTTCTCCGGCTCTTTACAGTCCACGAGCTGATGCGGTGGCCCGAAATCGCCAAGAGATTCGGCCCGCATCTGTGCGGTACCGACGTCTTTGACGCTCAGCCCGGCCAGTCTGCAGACGAAAAGGCCAACCAGCGGTGGGAGGACTTGCGCAAGCGCGTTATCGAGCACAACGTTCGGGTCATTGCCAAGTACTACACTCGCATCCAGATGAGTCGCCTTAccgagctccttgaccttgcggAGGATGAGACAGAGAAGTACATTAGTGAATTGGTCACCTCCAAGACTGTGTACGCCAAGATCGACCGACCGGCACGAATCGTCAGCTTCGCCAAGCCTAGAGACGCAGACGATGTCCTGAACGAGTGGAGCCACAACATGAAGAGCTTGCTGGGGCTCTTGGAGAGGATCGACCACCTCATTaccaaggaggagatgatggcacgCATCCAGCCAACGGGATCTAAATAG